In the Flavobacterium acetivorans genome, one interval contains:
- the surE gene encoding 5'/3'-nucleotidase SurE yields MNKVKPLILITNDDGVSAPGLRTLISVMSEIGEVVVVAPDQPQSGMGHAITTNNTLYLNKISKENDSILEYSCSGTPVDCVKLAVNEILKKKPDLCVSGVNHGSNSSINVIYSGTMSAAVEAGIEGIPAIGFSLLDYDWNADFETMKPFIRKITLEVLKNSLPKDIVLNVNFPKLKKDNIKGIKICRQAKALWVEKFYKRQTPQGRDYYWLAGEFVNQDKGEDTDEWALANGYISVVPVQFDLTAHHATQQLNSWNWNE; encoded by the coding sequence ATGAATAAAGTCAAACCTTTAATTTTAATCACAAATGACGATGGGGTTTCGGCTCCCGGACTTAGAACTTTAATTTCGGTTATGTCCGAAATTGGAGAAGTGGTTGTCGTGGCTCCTGATCAACCACAAAGTGGTATGGGGCACGCCATAACTACTAATAACACTTTATATTTAAATAAAATTTCAAAAGAGAATGACTCCATTTTAGAATACAGCTGTTCTGGTACGCCTGTAGATTGCGTAAAATTGGCCGTAAATGAAATCTTAAAAAAGAAACCGGATCTCTGCGTTTCAGGAGTCAATCATGGTTCTAATTCTTCAATCAATGTTATTTATTCCGGAACCATGAGTGCTGCCGTAGAAGCGGGTATCGAAGGAATTCCCGCTATTGGTTTTTCACTTTTGGATTACGACTGGAATGCTGATTTTGAAACCATGAAACCATTTATTCGAAAAATAACTTTGGAAGTCCTTAAAAATAGTCTTCCAAAAGACATCGTTTTAAATGTAAATTTCCCCAAGCTAAAAAAGGACAATATTAAAGGAATAAAAATTTGCCGTCAGGCCAAAGCGCTTTGGGTCGAAAAATTCTACAAGCGTCAAACACCCCAAGGAAGAGATTATTACTGGCTGGCGGGCGAATTTGTAAACCAAGATAAAGGAGAAGACACTGATGAATGGGCTTTGGCAAACGGTTATATTTCTGTGGTTCCCGTTCAATTTGACTTAACAGCGCATCACGCCACACAACAACTTAACAGCTGGAACTGGAATGAATAA
- the lpxB gene encoding lipid-A-disaccharide synthase, with the protein MKYYIIAGEASGDLHGSNLMKALYKEDSNADIRFWGGDLMQKVGGTLVKHYRELAFMGFVEVLFNLKTILGNIKICKKDILEFQPDVIIFIDYPGFNMRIAKWAKELGIKTHYYISPQIWAWKENRITAIKRDVDKMYVILPFEKNFYEDKHHFPVEFVGHPLIDAIQNQESIDPTTFRAENQLSDKPIIALLPGSRKQEITKMLSVMLSVVDDFPEYQFVIAGAPSQEYDFYKTFISNENIKFISNKTYDLLKNATAALVTSGTATLETALFKVPEVVCYKGSWASYQIAKRIITLKYISLVNLIMDEEVVTELIQDQFDTKNIKKELEKILQPEYRKQLLEKYDLLEKKLGGIGASEKTARLIVADLKQH; encoded by the coding sequence ATGAAATACTACATTATAGCTGGTGAAGCCTCAGGCGATTTACATGGTTCTAATTTAATGAAAGCCTTATATAAAGAAGATTCCAATGCCGACATTCGATTTTGGGGTGGTGACCTCATGCAAAAAGTAGGTGGCACCTTGGTAAAACATTATCGAGAATTGGCCTTTATGGGATTTGTTGAAGTGCTATTCAATCTAAAAACGATTCTTGGCAATATTAAAATATGCAAAAAAGACATTCTTGAATTCCAACCCGATGTGATCATTTTCATTGATTATCCGGGATTTAATATGCGTATCGCAAAATGGGCCAAAGAATTAGGTATCAAAACACACTATTATATTTCACCCCAAATTTGGGCTTGGAAGGAAAACAGAATCACTGCTATTAAACGCGATGTAGACAAAATGTATGTTATTTTGCCTTTCGAAAAAAACTTTTACGAAGACAAACACCATTTCCCAGTAGAGTTTGTAGGGCATCCATTAATTGACGCCATTCAAAACCAAGAAAGCATTGATCCAACGACTTTTAGGGCGGAAAACCAATTGAGCGACAAACCTATTATTGCCTTACTTCCTGGAAGCAGAAAACAAGAAATCACTAAAATGCTTTCGGTAATGCTTAGTGTTGTCGATGATTTTCCGGAATACCAGTTTGTGATTGCCGGTGCTCCAAGTCAGGAATATGATTTTTATAAGACCTTTATTTCTAACGAAAATATTAAGTTTATTTCTAACAAAACCTATGATTTGTTGAAAAATGCTACGGCAGCCCTAGTCACATCTGGAACAGCTACACTTGAAACGGCGCTCTTCAAAGTACCGGAAGTGGTTTGTTATAAAGGCAGTTGGGCTTCATATCAAATCGCCAAACGCATCATTACCTTAAAATACATTTCGCTTGTTAATCTTATTATGGATGAAGAAGTGGTAACTGAATTAATTCAGGATCAATTTGATACGAAAAACATCAAAAAGGAATTAGAAAAAATACTGCAACCCGAATACCGCAAACAGCTTTTGGAAAAGTATGATTTGCTAGAAAAAAAACTTGGCGGAATAGGCGCTAGTGAAAAAACAGCTCGATTAATTGTTGCCGATCTTAAACAGCATTAA